The stretch of DNA TGGGCctcaacaacagccacaaaatgACAAAGAATGTGAGCAAGCAGAGGCACAGCCACTGCCACAGGCGCCTCAACAAGCACACCAAGTTCGTGCGGGACATGATCCGAGAGGTGTGTGGCTTTGCCCCCTATGAGTGGGGCACCACGGAGCTAGCTGCTCAAGGTCTCTAAAGACAAGAGGGCCCTGAAATTCATCAAGAAAAGGGTGGGAACATATATCCAggccaagaggaagagaaaggagctgAGCAATGTCCTCACAGCCATGAGGAAGGCAGCAGCCAAGGATTGAGCCCCATCCCCTCTATGCAATAAAAcctgtttagaaaaaaaagaagaaactaagagACTATTGTGAAAAACTATCcctcaacaaattggacaacctagaaagaatggataaattgtAGATACATATactctaccaagactgaatcatgaagaaatagaaaatctgaacagactaatGATAATGAATAAGGAGACTCAACAAGTAATGAAAAAcctcccaacaacaacaaaaaaaagcccaaaaAGAGATGCATTCACTGGTATGTTCTACcatacatttaaagaagaatttattcTCATCCTTCTCATGCTCTTCCATAAAATTGTTACtggagggaaaactcccaaattcattttacaaggccagcattaccttaATACCAAAGCC from Phyllostomus discolor isolate MPI-MPIP mPhyDis1 chromosome 1, mPhyDis1.pri.v3, whole genome shotgun sequence encodes:
- the LOC118502267 gene encoding LOW QUALITY PROTEIN: 60S ribosomal protein L36-like (The sequence of the model RefSeq protein was modified relative to this genomic sequence to represent the inferred CDS: deleted 1 base in 1 codon; substituted 1 base at 1 genomic stop codon), with translation MALCYPVAVGLNNSHKMTKNVSKQRHSHCHRRLNKHTKFVRDMIREVCGFAPYEWGTTEXLLKVSKDKRALKFIKKRVGTYIQAKRKRKELSNVLTAMRKAAAKD